Within Candidatus Eisenbacteria bacterium, the genomic segment TATCCAGCTCGTACAGCGTCTCGATATGTTCGCACGAAAAACTAACGGGTTGAATCATCAGCCGGCGAATGCCCATGCCGGCTAGTCTCCGGGTTTCCCCGCGGACAGGGGGGCCAAGCCATTTGACCGGTCCGACGCGGCTTTGAAAGGCCAGCAGCGGCGATTCGTTTCCAGGCAGGCGGCGCCACCAATCCAGCGAATCCCCGCGGGCGGCCCCGAAGCATGCCTTCAGCTTCGCATGAACAGCGTTGACCGTCGCCGTCGTTTGTGAAAGATAGGGATCGCCTTTTTGTATAAATCGTTCGGGCAGGGAGTGGGCCACAAACAGAACGGCGCATCTCTCGGGATCCGCGCCCTCGGAGATCCACCGGCGCAGGACGGCTTCCACCGGATGGGCCAGAGCTTCAATATAACCGGGGATCAGATACCAATCCGGGACGATATGAAGCGCCGCGCCGTGGGCCTTTTTGCGCAGCGTGTGCTGCAGGAGTTTCAGGATGCTGCCGCTGGTGGCTTCAGCGTACTGGGGATAGGTCGGCGTCACGATGAATTGCCGGACTCCTTTTTTCAGCAAGGTCTCTATCGCCTCATGGGCGTAGGGGCGCCAGTAACGCATCGCGGGTTCAAAGAAAACGGAGATGTTCCGGCCGGCGAGAGATTGTACAAGAACATGCCCCTGTTTTATCGTCCATTCGAGCTGGGGTGATCCGCCGTGCGTATCGATCATGCTGTAACGTCGCCTGACGGCCGGCGCTCTTTTTGAGGCGATCATTCCGCCGATGAAGAATGAGAGCCAGCGGGGCAGCGTCAGGATGGCTGGATCGCGAAAGAGATTTTTCAGGAAAGGCTCCACGGCATCGGGGGAATCGGGGCCGCCCATGCCGCAGAGAATCAGACCCACCGGCATCTCCGGATTGAGCGGATCCCGTTGATAGAGATTCCGGCCGCCGCTGTCGAGAAGCCTGTAGCCCATAACACTCCTTAGATGGTCTTCGAAAAACGCCGGCTGCCGCTATCCCGATCAAGGTAGGCATCCAGCTCCATACA encodes:
- the hemH gene encoding ferrochelatase, yielding MGYRLLDSGGRNLYQRDPLNPEMPVGLILCGMGGPDSPDAVEPFLKNLFRDPAILTLPRWLSFFIGGMIASKRAPAVRRRYSMIDTHGGSPQLEWTIKQGHVLVQSLAGRNISVFFEPAMRYWRPYAHEAIETLLKKGVRQFIVTPTYPQYAEATSGSILKLLQHTLRKKAHGAALHIVPDWYLIPGYIEALAHPVEAVLRRWISEGADPERCAVLFVAHSLPERFIQKGDPYLSQTTATVNAVHAKLKACFGAARGDSLDWWRRLPGNESPLLAFQSRVGPVKWLGPPVRGETRRLAGMGIRRLMIQPVSFSCEHIETLYELDIELAAEARAWGIEHFERGPALNIDADWLASLADTLYQEGFMSADATRQEMHV